Proteins encoded together in one Papaver somniferum cultivar HN1 unplaced genomic scaffold, ASM357369v1 unplaced-scaffold_117, whole genome shotgun sequence window:
- the LOC113329496 gene encoding uncharacterized protein LOC113329496 codes for MGVYLNFQQLPRHLNFSQHNCGGGGQDCRVEINRTWYTVPRFRRRGGDKDALLTAAEHNDTAEATRLLARDQIHTGQDTKTDTNVRVSQMHPVRREPSVGDWLEFQGHRFMQQDLPTQVIIVLFVFVLLKIVFTI; via the exons ATGGGGGTTTATCTTAACTTTCAGCAACTTCCCCGGCACTTAAATTTTAGTCAACATAACTGCGGTGGCGGTGGACAGGATTGCAGAGTAGAAATAAATAGAACT TGGTACACTGTGCCTCGCTTTCGACGCAGGGGAGGGGATAAAGATGCTCTGCTAACAGCAGCAG AACACAATGATACAGCAGAAGCTACTCGCTTGCTTGCTAGGGACCAGATCCACACCGGACAAGATACAAAAACCGATACAAATGTGAGGGTATCACAAATGCACCCGGTAAGGCGCGAACCAAGTGTTGGTGATTGGCTTGAATTTCAAGGTCATAGATTTATGCAGCAGGATTTGCCAACTCAAGTTATCATCGtattatttgtttttgttctGTTGAAGATTGTATTTACCATATAG